The proteins below are encoded in one region of Dasypus novemcinctus isolate mDasNov1 chromosome 13, mDasNov1.1.hap2, whole genome shotgun sequence:
- the KLHDC8A gene encoding kelch domain-containing protein 8A, translating into MEVPSVKDFQWKRLAPLPSRRVYCSLLETGGQVYAIGGCDDNGVPMDCFEVYSPEADQWTALPPLPTARAGMAVTALGKRIMVVGGVGTSQLPLKVVEMYNIDEGKWKKRSVLREAAMGISVTAKDYRVYAAGGMGLDLRPHNHLQHYDMLKDMWVSLAPMPTPRYAATSFLRGSKIYVLGGRQSKYAVNAFEVFDIETRSWTKFPNMPCKRAFSSFVSLDNRLYSLGGLRQGRLYRQPKFLRTMDVFDMEQGGWLKMERSFFLKKRRADFVAGSLSGRVIVAGGLGNQPTVLETAEAFHPGRNRWEPLPPMPTPRCACSSIILKNCLLAVGGVNQGLSDAVEALHVPDS; encoded by the exons ATGGAGGTCCCTAGCGTCAAGGACTTCCAGTGGAAGCGCCTGGCGCCGCTGCCCAGCCGCCGGGTCTACTGCTCCCTGCTGGAGACCGGAGGGCAGGTCTATGCCATCGGGGGATGTGACGACAACGGCGTCCCGATGGACTGCTTCGAGGTCTACTCCCCCGAGGCCGACCAGTGGACAGCCCTGCCCCCCCTACCTACGGCCCGGGCCGGGATGGCCGTCACCGCCCTGGGGAAGCGGATCATGGTGGTCGGGGGCGTGGGCACCAGTCAGCTGCCCCTGAAGGTCGTGGAGATGTACAACATCGATGAGGGCAAGTGGAAGAAGAGGAGCGTGCTGCGCGAGGCGGCCATGGGCATTTCCGTCACGGCCAAAG ATTACCGAGTGTACGCGGCAGGCGGGATGGGCCTGGACCTCCGTCCGCACAACCACCTCCAACACTATGACATGCTCAAGGACATGTGGGTGTCACTAGCACCCATGCCCACCCCAAGATATGCCGCCACCTCCTTCCTCCGAGGCTCCAAGATCTACGTGCTGG GGGGACGGCAGTCCAAGTACGCGGTCAACGCCTTCGAGGTCTTTGACATCGAGACTCGCTCCTGGACCAAGTTTCCCAACATGCCCTGTAAGCGGGCCTTCTCCAGCTTCGTGAGCCTGGACAACCGCTTGTACAGCCTGGGGGGCCTGCGGCAAGGCCGACTCTACAGGCAGCCCAAGTTCCTGCGGACGATGGACGTGTTCGACATGGAACAGG GTGGATGGCTGAAGATGGAACGCTCGTTCTTCCTCAAGAAGCGGCGAGCAGACTTTGTGGCTGGCTCCCTGAGTGGACGGGTCATAGTGGCCGGAGGTCTTG GGAACCAGCCCACTGTCCTGGAGACGGCAGAGGCGTTCCACCCAGGAAGGAACAGGTGGGAGCCCCTCCCTCCCATGCCCACACCCCGCTGCGCCTGCTCCAGCATCATCCTCAAGAACTGCCTCCTGGCCGTGGGGGGCGTCAACCAGGGGCTGAGCGACGCGGTGGAGGCGCTGCATGTCCCTGACTCCTAG